A single Cyclopterus lumpus isolate fCycLum1 chromosome 15, fCycLum1.pri, whole genome shotgun sequence DNA region contains:
- the c1d gene encoding nuclear nucleic acid-binding protein C1D, translated as MAAEGRTEDYPEEIDEQLTGFGSSVSAVNTMLEKLMAMPRTDLLKLDPLDQAKLDLMSAYTLNSLFWMYLVTQGVNPREHGIKQELERIRTYMNKVKEITDRKKAARLDKGAAARFLKSALYHPKEKDFRRKAAPASDVSKSKRPKQS; from the exons ATGGCCGCGGAGGGCAGAACCGAGGACTACCCGGAGGAGATCGACGAGCAGCTCACGGGCTTCGGCTCCTCGGTCTCTGCGGTGAACACCATGCTGGAGAAGCTGATGGCGATGCCCAGGACCGACCTGCTGAAG CTGGACCCTTTGGATCAAGCCAAGCTGGACCTGATGTCTGCCTACACCCTCAATTCATTATTCTGGA tgtACTTGGTGACACAAGGAGTGAATCCCAGAGAACATGGAATCAAACAGGAACTG GAGCGAATAAGGACGTACATGAACAAAGTGAAAGAGATCACCGACCGGAAGAAAGCGGCCCGTCTGGATAAAGGGGCGGCGGCTCGCTTCCTGAAGAGCGCGCTCTACCACCCGAAGGAGAAGGACTTCAGAAGGAAAGCGGCGCCGGCGTCCGACGTGTCCAAGTCAAAGCGCCCGAAGCAGAGCtga
- the wdr92 gene encoding WD repeat-containing protein 92, which translates to MSSPLAKPQIIAHIQKSLNYTVFDSKWIPRSARFVCLGNFARGTGVMQIYEVQHGEAVLVTEVEKPKPIKCGTFGATSLQQRHIATGDFDGNLNIWDLEMPDVSVYTVKAHKEIVNSIDGVGGLGIGDGAPEIVTGSRDGTVKVWDSRQKDSPVANMEPGEGETKRDCWTVAFGHAYNDQDRCVCAGYDNGDIKLFDLRNMSLRWETNIKNGVCCVEFDRRDIDMNKLVATSLEGKFHVFDMRTQHPTSGFASVSEKAHKSTIWQVKHLPQNRDIFMTAGGAGNLHLWKYEYPAQRSKADSDGTEEGVAGSVSLLQNATLSTQPIASLDWSPDKQGLCVCSGFDQAVRVLIVTKLNTV; encoded by the exons aTGTCGTCGCCTCTCGCGAAGCCTCAGATCATCGCGCACATCCAGAAGAGTTTGAACTACACGGTGTTCGACAGCAAGTGGATCCCGAGGAGCGCCCGGTTCGTCTGTTTGGGGAACTTCGCCCGAGGAACCGGAGTGATGCAGATCTACGAGGTGCAGCACGGAGAGGCGGTGCTCGTCACGGAG GTGGAGAAACCTAAACCCATAAAGTGTGGGACGTTCGGGGCCACCTCTCTGCAGCAGAGACACATAGCGACTGGGGACTTTGACGGAAATCTCAATATATG GGACCTGGAGATGCCCGACGTCTCGGTGTACACGGTCAAAGCCCACAAAGAGATCGTGAACAGTATCGACGGCGTCGGCGGCCTGGGGATCGGCGACGGCGCCCCCGAGATCGTCACCGGGAGCAGAGACG GGACTGTCAAAGTGTGGGATTCCAGACAGAAGGATTCGCCTGTCGCCAACATGGAGCCCGGGGAAGGAGAAACCAAGAGGGACTGCTGGACCGTTGCTTTTG GCCACGCCTACAACGACCAGGACCGCTGTGTGTGCGCCGGCTACGACAACGGGGACATCAAACTCTTTGACCTGCGGAACATGTCCCTCCGGTGGGAGACCAACATTAAAAACGGG GTCTGCTGTGTGGAGTTCGACCGGAGAGACATCGACATGAACAAGCTGGTGGCCACCTCCCTGGAGGGGAAGTTCCACGTGTTCGACATGAGGACCCAGCACCCCACCAGCGGCTTCGCCTCCGTTTCAGAAAAG GCTCATAAGTCGACCATCTGGCAGGTGAAGCATTTGCCCCAAAACAGAGACATCTTCATGACAGCAGGGGGCGCCGGTAACTTGCACCTGTGGAAATA CGAGTACCCGGCTCAGAGGAGCAAGGCGGACTCTGATGGGACGGAGGAGGGCGTGGCCGGCTCCGTCAGCCTGCTGCAGAACGCCACCCTGTCCACGCAGCCCATCGCCAGCCTGGACTGGAGCCCCGACAAGCAGGGCCTGTGCGTGTGCTCGGGCTTCGACCAGGCGGTCCGCGTGCTCATCGTCACCAAGCTCAACACCGTGTGA